From the genome of Hyalangium gracile, one region includes:
- a CDS encoding phosphatase PAP2 family protein, which translates to MASYIWRNVRRMIPLVLVNTTAYLWFNHHPTGTPAYLPLTWVDALLPFMAWTVWPYAILLLADVGVPAFIRDETIFRDTVRAYYVAIGLNFTIWLLFPTTYPRPSSVEGDAISMAAYNLLVVVDTPHSSFPSGHITIPAVACWGLVRDRPRVAVPLWIAFALTSFTIITTRQHYFLDLLGGLATAVVGILVTAPLRSSARAQVKTFQVGE; encoded by the coding sequence ATGGCCAGCTACATCTGGCGCAACGTGCGGCGGATGATCCCGCTGGTGCTGGTGAACACGACGGCCTACCTCTGGTTCAACCACCACCCCACGGGGACGCCCGCGTACCTGCCTCTCACGTGGGTGGACGCGCTGCTGCCCTTCATGGCCTGGACGGTGTGGCCCTACGCCATCCTGCTGCTGGCGGACGTCGGCGTGCCGGCCTTCATCCGCGACGAGACGATCTTCCGCGACACGGTGCGGGCCTATTACGTGGCCATCGGGCTGAACTTCACGATCTGGCTGCTGTTCCCTACCACCTATCCCCGCCCGTCCTCCGTGGAGGGAGATGCCATCTCGATGGCGGCCTACAACCTGCTGGTCGTGGTGGACACGCCCCACAGCAGCTTCCCCTCGGGGCACATCACCATCCCCGCCGTGGCCTGCTGGGGGCTGGTGAGGGATCGCCCCCGCGTCGCCGTGCCGCTGTGGATCGCCTTCGCGCTGACGTCCTTCACCATCATCACCACCCGCCAGCACTACTTCCTGGACCTGCTGGGTGGCCTGGCCACCGCGGTGGTCGGCATCCTGGTCACCGCGCCCCTGCGCTCGTCCGCCCGAGCGCAGGTGAAAACCTTCCAGGTCGGGGAATGA
- a CDS encoding beta-ketoacyl-ACP synthase 3: MNTIRRVKIAGLGKSLPRRVVTSAELETRLGLEPGWIERKTGVAERRHATDETAASLGAEAARVALQRAGLTLGDVGLILCASGTPQQTIPCTAVFFQRELGPEAHGIPCFDVNSTCLSFLTGLDVAANAVALGQHRAVLVVSADLASVGLNWNEKESCVLMGDGAAAAVVTRAEETEPSHLYPSSFTTHSAGADLACLTGGGTLNHPNAPTTTPEMNLFHMDGPAIFRFTQQASVPFIAKYLASLPFPAEEIRVLVPHQASLFAVRMAARACGFEQERLVENIQTHGNCISASLPMALHDAVEAGRIRRGDRILLAGTAAGVSIGALAMVY; the protein is encoded by the coding sequence GTGAACACGATACGACGAGTGAAGATCGCGGGGCTGGGCAAGAGCCTGCCCCGGCGGGTGGTGACGAGCGCGGAGCTGGAGACACGGCTGGGTCTGGAGCCCGGGTGGATCGAGCGCAAGACGGGCGTCGCCGAGCGCCGGCACGCCACCGACGAGACGGCTGCCTCCCTGGGCGCCGAGGCGGCGAGGGTGGCGCTCCAGCGGGCCGGCCTGACGCTGGGGGACGTGGGGCTGATCCTCTGCGCCTCGGGGACGCCGCAGCAGACCATTCCCTGCACGGCGGTGTTCTTCCAGCGTGAGCTGGGCCCGGAGGCGCACGGCATTCCCTGCTTCGACGTGAACAGCACCTGCCTGTCCTTCCTCACCGGGCTGGACGTGGCGGCGAACGCCGTGGCGCTGGGGCAGCACCGCGCCGTGCTCGTGGTGTCCGCGGACCTCGCCAGCGTCGGGCTGAACTGGAATGAGAAGGAGAGCTGCGTGCTGATGGGCGACGGGGCGGCCGCCGCCGTGGTGACGCGCGCGGAGGAGACGGAGCCCAGCCACCTGTACCCCTCGTCCTTCACCACCCATAGCGCCGGCGCGGACCTGGCCTGCCTCACGGGAGGAGGCACCCTCAACCATCCCAACGCGCCGACCACCACGCCGGAGATGAACCTCTTCCACATGGATGGGCCGGCCATCTTCCGCTTCACGCAGCAGGCCAGCGTCCCCTTCATCGCGAAGTACCTGGCGTCGCTGCCGTTCCCCGCCGAGGAGATCCGCGTGCTGGTGCCGCACCAGGCCAGCCTCTTCGCCGTGCGCATGGCGGCGCGGGCGTGCGGCTTCGAGCAGGAGCGGCTGGTGGAGAACATCCAGACGCACGGCAACTGCATCTCCGCCTCCCTGCCCATGGCGCTCCATGACGCGGTGGAGGCGGGGCGCATCCGCCGGGGCGATCGCATCCTGCTGGCCGGCACGGCGGCGGGCGTGTCCATCGGCGCGCTGGCGATGGTGTACTGA
- a CDS encoding fatty acid CoA ligase family protein, whose amino-acid sequence MSGQARTLPQAPPINVARYLERLATHAPTAPALHLARTGETVSAGVLAERAARLSRGLAARGVAPGDRILLMVRPGLDFVALAFGLLSLGAVPVLIDPGMGRKRLLDCVEAVAPVGMVAVRLLHALRWTRPSAFRSVRLSVSLGAFPGTVRYASLLEGEPVPFTAVARRAEDPALIAFTTGATGVPKGVVFPHRVLEAQVDTLRELASLREGDCFLALLPPLALLGPGLGCSVVLPDMDVARPAAVDAARLVEAIRRWRVTLGFGSPTVWGRIMRHLEATGGTLPSLRFLMLGGAPVPPELLRACSGKLALGREALTAYGATEALPLTGVSTRESLLEAERERTERGSLVGPPVPGVSVRIVPVTDAPLERLPAALPAGEVGEVCVRGGVVASGYFGRPEADALAQVPDPGGAWHRMGDLGYLDEQGRLWFCGRKTERVETPEGRLLTACVEPVFAAHPRVERVALVGVGERPHQRAVLVVQPRAGQWPWTKAARNTFTQELLALGARYAQASGVRDVLFHRELPLDVRHQAKILRHELSRWAAEKLK is encoded by the coding sequence ATGAGCGGCCAGGCTCGAACTCTCCCGCAAGCGCCCCCGATCAATGTGGCGCGCTACCTGGAGCGGCTCGCGACGCACGCACCGACCGCACCGGCCCTGCACCTGGCTCGCACCGGCGAGACGGTGAGCGCGGGAGTGCTCGCCGAGCGTGCGGCCAGACTCTCCCGAGGGCTGGCGGCGAGGGGCGTGGCCCCCGGGGATCGCATCCTCCTCATGGTCCGGCCCGGGCTGGACTTCGTCGCGCTGGCGTTTGGCCTCCTGTCGCTGGGGGCGGTGCCGGTGCTCATCGATCCAGGGATGGGGCGCAAGCGCCTGCTCGATTGCGTGGAGGCGGTGGCGCCGGTGGGCATGGTGGCGGTGCGCCTGCTGCATGCGCTGCGCTGGACCCGGCCGAGCGCCTTCCGGAGCGTGCGCCTGTCCGTATCGCTCGGAGCCTTCCCCGGCACGGTGCGCTACGCCTCGCTGCTGGAAGGCGAGCCGGTCCCCTTCACCGCCGTTGCCCGCCGGGCGGAGGATCCCGCCCTCATCGCCTTCACCACGGGCGCGACGGGCGTGCCCAAGGGCGTCGTCTTTCCCCACCGCGTCCTCGAGGCGCAGGTGGACACGCTGCGAGAGCTGGCCTCGCTTCGGGAGGGTGACTGCTTCCTCGCGCTGCTGCCGCCGCTGGCGCTGCTGGGCCCGGGGCTGGGCTGCTCCGTGGTGCTACCGGACATGGATGTGGCGCGTCCGGCCGCGGTGGATGCGGCCCGGCTGGTGGAGGCCATCCGCCGCTGGCGAGTCACTCTCGGCTTCGGCTCGCCCACGGTGTGGGGCCGCATCATGCGGCACCTGGAGGCCACGGGCGGCACCCTGCCCTCCCTGCGGTTCCTGATGCTCGGCGGCGCGCCCGTGCCCCCGGAGCTGCTCCGGGCCTGCTCGGGGAAGCTGGCGCTCGGACGGGAGGCGCTGACGGCCTACGGCGCCACCGAGGCCCTGCCGCTGACCGGCGTGAGCACCCGCGAGAGCCTGCTCGAGGCGGAGCGGGAGCGCACGGAGCGAGGCTCCCTGGTGGGCCCGCCCGTGCCGGGGGTTTCGGTGCGCATCGTGCCCGTGACGGATGCGCCCCTGGAGCGACTGCCCGCGGCACTGCCTGCCGGCGAGGTGGGCGAGGTGTGTGTCCGAGGTGGCGTGGTGGCCTCCGGCTACTTCGGTCGCCCGGAGGCGGATGCGCTCGCGCAGGTTCCGGATCCCGGGGGCGCCTGGCACCGCATGGGAGACCTGGGCTACCTGGATGAGCAGGGCCGCCTGTGGTTCTGCGGGCGGAAGACCGAGCGGGTGGAGACGCCCGAGGGACGGCTGCTCACCGCGTGCGTGGAGCCGGTGTTCGCCGCGCATCCCCGCGTGGAGCGGGTGGCGCTGGTGGGCGTGGGCGAGCGTCCCCACCAGCGCGCGGTGCTGGTGGTGCAGCCCCGGGCCGGGCAGTGGCCCTGGACGAAGGCGGCCCGAAACACCTTCACCCAGGAGCTGCTCGCGCTCGGAGCCAGATACGCCCAGGCGAGCGGAGTGCGCGACGTGCTGTTCCACCGCGAGCTCCCACTGGACGTGCGCCACCAGGCGAAGATCCTCCGACACGAGCTGTCGCGCTGGGCCGCGGAGAAGCTGAAGTGA
- a CDS encoding NAD-dependent epimerase/dehydratase family protein — MTEPREGTGEQERGSEPTVVTGATGFLGRHLCAALVARGESVVAVGRDFSRFPPLVEPLCRKAVTDLGDARALEAACRGARAVIHGAALSKAWGRREDFVRVNVEGTRNVLEAARAAGVRRFVHISSSSVVFEGRDGWNLTEDAPLPSRFLGDYSETKARAEELVRAARGIETIILRPRGIFGPGDPGILPLLVARARAKRLSIIGSGDNVQDFTYVENVVHAALLARDAAGVSGRTYFITNGEPIRVWDFIRRALEGLGIAPPTRRVPLAVARTVAAGLEALYRLVPALGEPPLTRYTVSLVGVNQTLDITAARRELGYAPRVSLDEGLARTLAAFREEHA, encoded by the coding sequence GTGACGGAGCCACGGGAGGGCACGGGCGAGCAGGAGCGCGGGAGCGAGCCCACGGTGGTGACGGGGGCCACGGGCTTTCTCGGGCGCCACCTGTGCGCCGCGTTGGTCGCCCGGGGAGAGTCCGTGGTGGCCGTGGGCCGGGACTTCTCGCGCTTCCCGCCGCTGGTGGAGCCCCTGTGCCGCAAGGCCGTCACGGACCTGGGAGATGCACGGGCGCTCGAGGCCGCATGCCGGGGAGCGCGAGCCGTCATTCACGGCGCGGCCCTCTCCAAGGCCTGGGGCCGGCGCGAGGACTTCGTGCGAGTCAACGTCGAGGGCACCCGGAACGTGCTGGAGGCCGCGCGCGCGGCGGGCGTCCGGCGCTTCGTGCACATCTCCTCCTCGAGCGTCGTCTTCGAGGGACGGGACGGCTGGAACCTCACCGAGGACGCGCCCCTCCCCTCGCGCTTCCTCGGCGACTACTCAGAGACCAAGGCCCGTGCCGAGGAGCTGGTCCGCGCCGCGCGAGGCATCGAGACGATCATCCTCCGACCGCGAGGGATCTTCGGGCCGGGAGATCCAGGCATCCTCCCCCTGCTGGTGGCGAGGGCCCGAGCGAAGCGGCTATCCATCATCGGCTCGGGAGACAACGTGCAGGACTTCACCTACGTGGAGAACGTGGTCCACGCGGCGCTGCTGGCGAGAGATGCGGCTGGCGTCTCGGGGCGCACGTACTTCATCACCAACGGAGAGCCCATCCGGGTCTGGGACTTCATCCGTCGGGCACTGGAGGGGCTCGGGATCGCGCCTCCCACGCGACGCGTTCCCCTGGCGGTGGCGCGCACCGTGGCGGCCGGACTGGAGGCGCTGTACCGCCTGGTGCCGGCCCTGGGAGAGCCGCCGCTCACGCGCTACACGGTGTCCCTGGTGGGAGTGAACCAGACGCTGGACATCACGGCCGCGCGGCGGGAGCTGGGCTACGCGCCCCGAGTGAGCCTGGACGAGGGCCTGGCGCGCACGCTGGCCGCCTTCCGCGAGGAGCACGCATGA
- a CDS encoding MBL fold metallo-hydrolase yields the protein MSRVRMEVRYAGRCFHPEAMVVRGAPLRPAAFPALFAILRHPEGGVALFDTGYTPRFLAATATFPASLYRRLTPMRLETGETAVAQLAALGIPPHEVRTVILSHFHADHIAGARDFPRARYLATREAYAAVSERGALGRLLRGFLPDLLPEDFEQRAMLLEPEDFTGAPVADFGATYDLFGDGSARLVRLPGHAAGQLGLWVHTEEGRRAFLVADAAWTSRSFRELRPPNPAANLIVDSARETRRTLEALHALSLREPGLEIIPSHCSEWHQAHAATPEPTRLSPLERAGGGTRRE from the coding sequence ATGAGCCGGGTCCGCATGGAGGTGAGATACGCGGGGCGCTGCTTCCACCCCGAGGCCATGGTGGTGCGCGGAGCGCCGCTCCGGCCCGCGGCGTTCCCGGCCCTCTTCGCGATCCTCCGCCACCCGGAGGGCGGCGTGGCGCTCTTCGACACGGGGTATACGCCGCGCTTCCTCGCGGCCACCGCCACCTTCCCCGCGAGCCTCTACCGTCGCCTGACTCCCATGCGGCTGGAGACGGGCGAGACGGCCGTGGCCCAGCTCGCGGCCCTCGGCATCCCACCCCACGAGGTGCGGACCGTCATCCTCAGCCACTTCCACGCGGACCACATCGCGGGGGCGCGTGACTTCCCGCGGGCTCGCTACCTGGCCACGCGTGAGGCCTACGCGGCCGTGAGCGAGCGAGGTGCCCTCGGACGTCTGCTGCGCGGCTTCCTCCCGGATCTGCTCCCCGAGGACTTCGAGCAGCGCGCCATGCTGCTGGAGCCGGAAGACTTCACCGGAGCTCCTGTCGCCGACTTCGGCGCCACGTACGATCTCTTCGGCGATGGCAGCGCGCGATTGGTCCGCCTGCCGGGACATGCCGCCGGGCAGCTCGGGCTGTGGGTGCACACCGAGGAGGGCCGCCGTGCCTTCCTGGTCGCGGACGCGGCGTGGACCTCGCGCTCGTTCCGGGAGCTGCGCCCACCGAATCCCGCCGCGAACCTCATCGTCGACAGCGCCCGGGAGACCCGACGCACGCTGGAGGCCCTCCACGCGCTGTCCCTGAGGGAGCCCGGACTGGAGATCATCCCCTCGCACTGCTCCGAGTGGCACCAGGCCCACGCGGCAACCCCTGAGCCAACACGGCTCAGCCCGCTGGAGCGTGCTGGCGGCGGTACTCGCCGGGAGTAG
- a CDS encoding AraC family transcriptional regulator translates to MMPTMREGTVSIQAVATLVEAIETMGISHEALLRTVGIDPASLQAHDGRLPLAPALGIFRELERHSGDSTIALHMVERMRLTAAGINLYLFRASPTLRSAFERLVRYIPLINDCLEMELEVRGPQAFVRWGIKGRAAPRLPQLSEFYAGMVLRAGRESTLTPWSPQEVRFRHPPIEPHAERERILGGPVRFGCSLDEIVLPSSLLDLPLRERDQVLLSVMQRHADALLRKVKPRTLRERVRAVLVDLLPEGRSSLEEVAAAISASPRTLQRDLQQEGTSFTAELDAVKREVAEHYITASSMEIIEVAFIAGFTELSAFYRAFRRWTGTTPGEYRRQHAPAG, encoded by the coding sequence ATGATGCCCACCATGCGAGAGGGCACCGTCTCCATACAGGCCGTGGCCACCCTGGTCGAAGCCATTGAAACAATGGGCATTTCGCACGAGGCGCTCCTGCGCACGGTGGGGATCGATCCCGCGTCGCTCCAGGCTCATGACGGCCGTCTTCCGCTGGCCCCCGCGCTGGGGATCTTTCGCGAGCTGGAGCGGCACTCGGGTGACTCCACGATCGCCCTGCACATGGTCGAGCGCATGCGGCTCACGGCCGCTGGCATCAACCTCTATCTGTTCCGCGCCAGCCCGACCCTGCGCTCCGCCTTCGAGCGCCTCGTGCGCTACATCCCGCTGATCAACGATTGCCTGGAGATGGAGCTGGAGGTGCGCGGCCCCCAGGCGTTCGTCCGCTGGGGTATCAAGGGACGCGCAGCTCCGCGCCTGCCTCAGCTGTCCGAGTTCTACGCGGGCATGGTGCTCAGGGCCGGGCGGGAGTCCACGCTGACGCCCTGGAGCCCTCAGGAGGTCCGCTTCCGGCATCCCCCCATCGAGCCGCATGCCGAGCGCGAGCGCATCCTGGGCGGTCCGGTGCGCTTCGGCTGCTCTCTCGACGAGATCGTCCTTCCGAGCTCGTTGCTGGACCTGCCGCTCCGCGAGCGGGATCAGGTGCTCCTCTCGGTGATGCAGCGCCACGCCGATGCGCTGCTGCGGAAGGTGAAGCCCCGGACGCTCCGCGAGCGGGTTCGAGCCGTGCTGGTCGATCTGCTCCCGGAAGGGCGCTCGTCACTGGAGGAGGTGGCGGCGGCGATCAGCGCCAGCCCGCGCACCCTCCAGCGGGATCTTCAGCAGGAGGGCACGTCGTTCACCGCGGAGCTCGATGCCGTCAAGCGCGAGGTGGCGGAGCACTACATCACCGCCAGCAGCATGGAGATCATCGAGGTGGCCTTCATCGCCGGCTTCACGGAGCTGAGCGCGTTCTACCGGGCCTTCCGTCGCTGGACGGGGACTACTCCCGGCGAGTACCGCCGCCAGCACGCTCCAGCGGGCTGA
- a CDS encoding efflux RND transporter periplasmic adaptor subunit: MALTFCCLGGLAATSPATAAEARRGEVPSPVPASDGGAPRAGVSAAFLGVVIPHDSVDLTSKFEGRLEELTVDVGDAVREGDVLARLDVRPLEQDLAAARATLQGSRAEEQAAGLALAEAREKKQRYFTPRSLELGVYSQEELARIRYQENTALARLEAARARTREQQARAKELEQNVSEATLVAPFDGVVATRPVSPGARVAAGQPVLRVLGTGGQKIRFAVPEEEARRLAPGSPLRLTVEQPAVTLAGHVESITPEVDAAARLVFAVAAFDAPPPETVATGMVARVRPGPAQGNVVQLESGGPTPTRSGP, translated from the coding sequence ATGGCGCTGACTTTCTGCTGCCTGGGCGGGCTCGCGGCCACGTCGCCCGCCACGGCAGCGGAGGCCCGGCGCGGGGAGGTTCCATCGCCCGTCCCGGCGTCGGACGGTGGGGCTCCCCGCGCGGGCGTTTCCGCGGCCTTCCTGGGCGTCGTCATCCCGCATGACTCGGTGGACCTGACCTCGAAGTTCGAGGGCCGGCTGGAGGAGCTGACCGTCGACGTGGGAGACGCCGTCCGCGAGGGCGACGTCCTGGCGCGGCTGGACGTGCGCCCGCTGGAGCAGGATCTGGCGGCCGCGCGGGCCACGCTGCAGGGCTCACGAGCGGAGGAGCAGGCCGCCGGCCTGGCGCTCGCGGAGGCTCGTGAGAAGAAGCAGCGGTACTTCACCCCGCGCTCCCTGGAGCTGGGGGTCTACTCCCAGGAGGAGCTGGCCAGGATCCGCTACCAGGAGAACACGGCCCTGGCGCGCCTGGAGGCGGCCCGGGCCCGGACGCGGGAGCAGCAGGCGCGCGCCAAGGAGCTGGAGCAGAACGTGAGCGAGGCCACGCTCGTGGCGCCCTTCGATGGCGTCGTGGCCACGCGGCCCGTGAGCCCGGGGGCGCGAGTCGCCGCGGGACAGCCGGTCCTCCGCGTGCTGGGCACGGGAGGCCAGAAGATCCGCTTCGCCGTCCCCGAGGAGGAGGCACGTCGGCTCGCGCCCGGCTCGCCGCTGCGGCTGACCGTCGAGCAACCGGCGGTGACGCTCGCCGGGCACGTGGAGAGCATCACTCCCGAGGTGGACGCGGCGGCCCGCCTGGTCTTCGCCGTCGCCGCCTTCGACGCGCCGCCACCGGAGACGGTCGCCACCGGCATGGTGGCCCGGGTCCGGCCGGGCCCGGCGCAGGGGAACGTCGTGCAGCTCGAGTCCGGCGGCCCCACCCCGACGCGGAGCGGGCCGTAG
- a CDS encoding HlyD family efflux transporter periplasmic adaptor subunit — translation MEAVRSKIFREEALRHHEGAQQDGDVLRISPSWTRWTYWTLLGLLLAALVYSLLGTLPEYASGPAIVKVEGQSHLTVDLPGIVSSVEVRPGQRVEQGQALVSFHSQEETVSLERIEREFDLQLIRVLRDPSDESARQTLTSLRAERELAMARQQARTLRAPQAGVVSDLRIRPGQYVTPGQSVVSVVGDDVTVSLVALLPGGYRPTLERGRSLRVELSGFHHEYHTFSIDSVGDQIVGPAEVRRFLGPEIADALELEGPMVLVRARLPSSTFTSKGRTFNYFDGMLARADARVRAERILVALVPGLKGAMGHEDR, via the coding sequence ATGGAAGCCGTTCGCTCGAAGATCTTCCGAGAGGAAGCGCTGCGCCATCACGAGGGCGCGCAGCAGGACGGAGACGTCCTGCGCATCTCCCCGTCGTGGACCCGGTGGACGTACTGGACGCTGCTGGGGCTGCTGCTCGCGGCGCTGGTGTACTCGCTGCTGGGCACGCTGCCGGAGTACGCCTCCGGGCCGGCCATCGTGAAGGTGGAGGGCCAGAGCCACCTGACCGTGGACCTGCCGGGCATCGTGTCGAGCGTCGAGGTCCGCCCCGGGCAGCGGGTGGAGCAGGGGCAGGCGCTGGTCAGCTTCCACTCGCAGGAGGAGACGGTCTCGCTGGAGCGCATCGAGCGCGAGTTCGATCTCCAGCTCATCCGGGTGCTGAGGGATCCCTCGGACGAGAGCGCGCGGCAGACGTTGACCTCGCTGCGCGCGGAGCGAGAGCTGGCCATGGCGCGGCAGCAGGCGCGGACCCTGCGGGCGCCCCAGGCGGGCGTGGTGAGCGATCTGCGGATCCGCCCTGGCCAGTATGTGACGCCCGGGCAGAGCGTCGTCTCCGTGGTGGGCGACGACGTGACGGTGTCGCTGGTGGCGCTGCTGCCGGGTGGCTATCGGCCGACGCTCGAGCGGGGGCGCTCGCTGCGGGTGGAGCTGAGCGGCTTCCACCACGAGTACCACACCTTCAGCATCGACTCGGTGGGAGACCAGATCGTCGGGCCGGCCGAGGTGCGGCGCTTCCTGGGCCCGGAGATCGCGGACGCGCTGGAGCTCGAGGGGCCGATGGTGCTGGTGAGGGCGCGGCTCCCCTCCTCCACGTTCACGAGCAAGGGCCGGACCTTCAACTACTTCGACGGGATGTTGGCGCGAGCGGACGCGCGGGTGCGTGCGGAGCGCATCCTCGTGGCGCTGGTGCCGGGCCTGAAGGGAGCCATGGGACATGAGGACCGCTGA
- a CDS encoding peptidase domain-containing ABC transporter, producing MRTAEANVVGLADRFPALRNLQARVKGRIPIVRQLSETECGAACIAMVLGFHGRPVRLEEVRQSMGVARDGVSALDILRTARTFGLRGRGVSIDEEALKYLPPGTILHWQFSHFVVFERLGKDAVHLVDPGQGRRRVPMERFRQSFTGVALLLEPGENFETGKARPRNASRYALQVLQQSHTLTRVLVMSLVLQLFALAIPVLTGLVVDRVVPRGDVHLLGVVAAGLIALTGFQFLTTLIRSHLLLELRTRLDSNMTLGFVEHMVGLAWSFFQVRAAGDLLARLSSNATVREILSSSAISGLLDGALVVLYLVLMFVVSPVLALIVLGLGLLQVLILVFSTKRQRTLMSESLEVEAKSQSYQVEMLTGIQTLKAFGVEHQAVQRFSELFVNVLNVSLRRGRLTAWVEALNGCLRVAAPLVLLSFGALQVLSGKMTLGTMLGMTALAGALLVPLSNLVSTGSQLQLLGSYVERIDDVFDTPPERDPAKPGQPARLKGGIELDRVSFRYAPTSPLVVKDVSVQIQPGQFVAIVGRSGAGKSTLANLLLGLYLPTAGRVLYDGADLGDLDLQSVRGQMGVVPQEPAFFSTTLRANIALRDPTLPMEPIIEASRLARLYDDVMAMPMGYDTPLVDRGASLSGGQRQRLALARALVHNPAVLLLDEATSALDAITESQVQQALASLRCTRIVIAHRLSTVVDADLILVMNDGQLVEAGRHEELLLRRGAYAELVRAQIEKTGRLE from the coding sequence ATGAGGACCGCTGAAGCAAACGTCGTAGGGCTGGCCGACCGCTTCCCGGCCCTGCGCAACCTCCAGGCGCGGGTGAAGGGTCGCATCCCGATCGTCCGCCAGCTCTCGGAGACGGAGTGCGGCGCGGCCTGCATCGCCATGGTGCTGGGCTTCCACGGCCGGCCGGTGCGGCTGGAGGAGGTGCGGCAGTCCATGGGGGTGGCGCGGGACGGAGTGTCGGCGCTGGACATCCTGCGCACGGCGCGCACGTTCGGGCTGCGCGGGCGCGGCGTGTCCATCGACGAGGAGGCGCTGAAGTACCTGCCGCCGGGCACCATCCTGCACTGGCAGTTCTCGCACTTCGTGGTCTTCGAGCGCCTGGGCAAGGACGCTGTCCACCTGGTGGACCCGGGCCAGGGCCGGCGGCGCGTGCCGATGGAGCGCTTCCGCCAGTCCTTCACGGGCGTGGCCCTGCTGCTGGAGCCTGGGGAGAACTTCGAGACGGGCAAGGCGCGGCCGCGGAACGCCTCGCGCTACGCGCTGCAGGTGCTCCAGCAGTCGCACACGCTGACGCGGGTGCTGGTGATGTCGCTGGTGCTCCAGCTCTTCGCGCTGGCCATCCCCGTGCTCACGGGGCTGGTGGTGGACCGGGTGGTCCCCCGAGGGGACGTGCACCTGCTGGGCGTGGTGGCGGCGGGGCTGATCGCGCTGACGGGCTTCCAGTTCCTCACGACGCTCATCCGCAGCCACCTGCTGCTGGAGCTGCGCACGCGGCTGGACTCGAACATGACGCTGGGCTTCGTGGAGCACATGGTGGGGCTGGCCTGGTCCTTCTTCCAGGTGCGGGCGGCGGGCGATCTGCTGGCGCGGCTCAGCAGCAACGCGACGGTGCGGGAGATCCTCTCCTCCAGCGCGATCTCGGGGCTGCTCGACGGCGCGCTCGTGGTGCTCTACCTGGTGCTGATGTTCGTGGTGAGCCCGGTGCTGGCGCTGATCGTCCTGGGGCTGGGGCTGTTGCAGGTGCTGATCCTGGTGTTCTCCACGAAGCGACAGCGCACGCTGATGTCGGAGAGCCTGGAGGTGGAGGCCAAGAGCCAGAGCTACCAGGTGGAGATGCTCACGGGCATCCAGACGCTCAAGGCGTTCGGCGTGGAGCACCAGGCGGTGCAGCGCTTCTCGGAGCTGTTCGTGAACGTGCTCAACGTGTCGCTGCGGCGGGGCCGGCTGACGGCCTGGGTGGAGGCGCTCAACGGGTGCCTGCGCGTGGCGGCCCCGCTGGTGCTGCTGAGCTTCGGCGCGCTGCAGGTACTGAGCGGGAAGATGACGCTGGGGACGATGCTGGGGATGACCGCCCTGGCGGGCGCGCTGCTGGTGCCGCTGTCCAACCTGGTGAGCACGGGCAGCCAGCTCCAGCTCCTGGGCAGCTATGTCGAGCGCATCGATGACGTCTTCGACACGCCGCCCGAGCGGGATCCGGCGAAGCCCGGCCAGCCGGCCCGGCTGAAGGGCGGCATCGAGCTGGATCGCGTCTCGTTCCGCTACGCGCCCACGTCACCGCTGGTGGTGAAGGATGTCTCGGTCCAGATCCAGCCGGGGCAGTTCGTGGCCATCGTGGGACGCTCGGGGGCGGGCAAGAGCACGCTGGCCAACCTGCTGCTGGGCCTGTACCTGCCCACCGCGGGGCGGGTCCTCTATGACGGCGCGGATCTGGGCGATCTGGATCTGCAGTCGGTGCGCGGCCAGATGGGCGTCGTCCCGCAGGAGCCGGCCTTCTTCAGCACCACGCTGCGGGCGAACATCGCGCTGAGGGATCCCACGCTTCCCATGGAGCCCATCATCGAGGCGTCCCGGCTGGCGAGGCTCTACGATGACGTGATGGCGATGCCGATGGGCTACGACACACCGCTGGTGGATCGCGGCGCGTCCCTCTCTGGCGGACAGCGTCAGCGGCTGGCGCTGGCCCGGGCGCTGGTGCACAACCCGGCTGTGCTGCTGCTGGACGAGGCGACGAGTGCGCTCGACGCCATCACGGAGAGCCAGGTCCAGCAGGCGCTGGCCTCCCTGCGCTGCACGCGCATCGTCATCGCGCACCGGCTGAGCACGGTGGTGGACGCGGATCTGATCCTGGTGATGAATGACGGCCAGCTCGTGGAAGCTGGCCGTCACGAGGAGCTGCTCTTGCGGCGGGGGGCCTACGCCGAGCTGGTCCGAGCCCAGATCGAGAAGACCGGTCGCCTCGAGTGA